A genome region from Natronosalvus rutilus includes the following:
- a CDS encoding pyridoxal phosphate-dependent aminotransferase yields MTMEFTDRVSRVEPSATLTISALATELEADGVDVVDLSVGEPDFPTPENVVQAGKDAMDAGHTGYTTPAGHLELREAISEKFAADGLDHGPDEIIVTPGAKQSLYEIIQTLVQSGDEVVLLDPAWVSYEAMVEMAGGSLSRVDLSPYDFQLEPALDDLAETVSDDTDLLIVNSPSNPTGAVYSDAALEGVRDLAVEHDVTVISDEIYKEITYGVDPTSLGTLEGMADRTITVNGFSKAYSMTGWRLGYFAGPTDLIDQASKLHSHSVSSATNFVQYAGIEALENTDDAVTEMVEAFEDRRDLVLDLLEDHGVDVAVPDGAFYMMLPVDDDDQAWCEGAIEDAHVATVPGSAFGTPGYARISYAASEERLEEGIERLAAEGYL; encoded by the coding sequence ATGACCATGGAATTCACCGACCGCGTCTCCCGAGTCGAACCGTCCGCAACCCTCACCATCTCCGCGCTCGCCACCGAACTCGAGGCCGACGGCGTCGACGTCGTCGACCTGAGCGTCGGCGAACCGGACTTCCCGACGCCCGAAAACGTCGTCCAGGCCGGCAAGGACGCGATGGACGCCGGCCACACCGGCTACACCACGCCCGCGGGTCACCTCGAGCTTCGCGAGGCCATCTCGGAGAAATTCGCCGCGGACGGCCTCGATCACGGCCCGGACGAGATTATCGTCACGCCCGGCGCGAAACAGTCCCTCTACGAGATTATCCAGACCCTCGTTCAGAGCGGAGACGAGGTCGTCCTCCTCGACCCCGCCTGGGTCTCCTACGAGGCGATGGTCGAGATGGCCGGCGGCTCGCTCTCGCGAGTCGACCTCTCACCGTACGACTTCCAGCTCGAGCCAGCCCTCGACGACCTCGCCGAGACCGTTTCGGACGACACCGACCTGCTGATCGTCAACTCGCCGTCGAACCCCACGGGCGCGGTCTACTCCGACGCCGCCCTCGAGGGCGTTCGCGACCTGGCTGTCGAGCACGACGTCACGGTCATCTCCGACGAAATCTACAAGGAGATCACCTACGGCGTCGACCCCACGAGCCTGGGGACGCTCGAGGGGATGGCCGATCGCACCATTACGGTCAACGGCTTCTCGAAGGCCTACTCGATGACCGGCTGGCGGCTGGGCTACTTCGCCGGACCGACGGACCTGATCGACCAGGCCAGCAAACTCCACAGCCACTCGGTGTCCTCGGCGACGAACTTCGTCCAGTACGCCGGGATCGAAGCCCTCGAGAACACCGACGACGCGGTCACCGAGATGGTCGAAGCGTTCGAGGACCGGCGCGACCTCGTCCTCGACTTGCTCGAGGACCACGGCGTCGACGTGGCCGTTCCGGACGGCGCGTTCTACATGATGCTCCCCGTCGACGACGACGACCAGGCCTGGTGTGAGGGCGCCATCGAGGACGCCCACGTCGCGACCGTCCCCGGCAGCGCCTTCGGAACGCCAGGGTACGCCCGCATCTCCTACGCGGCGAGCGAGGAGCGACTCGAGGAGGGAATCGAGCGGCTGGCGGCCGAAGGCTACCTCTGA
- a CDS encoding Mov34/MPN/PAD-1 family protein: MGLLDALFRSSDILGIAEETLEFALESSEAAHPDEYMGFLRGTEATELGLDREGLVITDVLIIPGTESNSVSATVQTSSIPNDVKALGSVHSHPNGVIRPSQADLETFGRGSVHVIIGAPYRRNDWKAFDSQGRRTNLEVIDVDLPDSESFFDFTQADIDEELRG; encoded by the coding sequence ATGGGTCTGCTGGACGCGCTCTTTCGCTCGAGCGACATTCTCGGCATCGCCGAGGAGACCCTCGAGTTCGCCCTCGAGTCCTCCGAGGCCGCCCACCCCGACGAGTACATGGGGTTTCTCCGGGGGACCGAGGCCACGGAACTGGGTCTCGACCGGGAGGGACTGGTCATCACCGACGTGCTGATCATCCCCGGAACCGAGTCCAACAGCGTGAGCGCGACCGTTCAGACCAGTTCGATTCCGAACGACGTGAAGGCCCTCGGCAGCGTCCACTCCCACCCCAACGGCGTGATCCGGCCGAGCCAGGCCGACCTCGAGACGTTCGGCCGGGGCAGCGTACACGTCATCATCGGCGCGCCCTACCGCCGGAACGACTGGAAGGCGTTCGACTCGCAGGGACGGCGAACGAACCTCGAGGTCATCGACGTCGACTTGCCCGACAGCGAGTCGTTCTTCGATTTCACGCAGGCGGACATCGACGAGGAGTTACGCGGATGA
- a CDS encoding FAD synthase: MTDTRDTDRTARIRGREGRSDETLVVAQGTFDLLHPGHVHYLEQARAMGDELVVIVARPTNVDHKEAPICAARQRRELVAALEVVDEAILGDREDIFRPIEELDPDVIALGHDQHHDPGAIEAELESRGIDCTVERASGREPKYNDELLSTRLIVERILRRRG; encoded by the coding sequence ATGACGGATACGCGAGACACCGACCGAACGGCACGAATCCGGGGACGAGAGGGCCGATCCGACGAGACGCTCGTCGTCGCCCAGGGAACCTTCGACCTGCTTCACCCCGGCCACGTCCACTACCTCGAGCAGGCCAGGGCGATGGGCGACGAACTCGTCGTCATCGTCGCCCGGCCGACGAACGTCGACCACAAGGAGGCGCCGATCTGTGCTGCCCGGCAACGCCGGGAGCTGGTCGCTGCCCTTGAGGTGGTCGACGAGGCCATCCTCGGTGATCGCGAGGACATCTTCCGGCCAATCGAGGAACTCGACCCCGACGTGATCGCGCTGGGTCACGACCAGCACCACGACCCCGGGGCGATCGAAGCCGAACTCGAGTCCCGCGGCATCGACTGCACGGTCGAGCGTGCGTCGGGGCGAGAGCCGAAGTACAACGACGAACTGCTGTCGACAAGATTGATCGTCGAGCGGATTCTTCGACGCCGCGGGTAG
- the ribH gene encoding 6,7-dimethyl-8-ribityllumazine synthase, which yields MTTLGLVIAQFNRPITERMEDAALEAAEAAEADVYDVVSVPGVYDAPLAADRLARLEAVDAVVVIGTVITGDTDHDQVITDAAAGRLADVSLERDTPVTLGVTGPGMSAAEARERVENAAKAVDGALALVEELPADEPAD from the coding sequence ATGACCACGCTCGGGCTGGTGATCGCCCAGTTCAATCGCCCGATCACCGAACGGATGGAGGACGCCGCACTCGAGGCCGCCGAGGCCGCCGAAGCCGACGTGTACGACGTGGTGTCGGTCCCCGGTGTCTACGACGCGCCGCTGGCCGCCGATCGACTCGCCCGCCTCGAGGCCGTCGACGCCGTCGTCGTGATCGGGACGGTCATCACCGGCGACACCGACCACGACCAGGTGATCACCGACGCCGCCGCTGGCCGTCTGGCCGACGTCAGTCTCGAGCGTGACACCCCAGTTACCCTCGGCGTCACGGGCCCCGGCATGTCCGCCGCGGAGGCCCGCGAGCGCGTCGAAAATGCCGCGAAGGCCGTCGATGGAGCGCTCGCCCTCGTCGAGGAACTGCCAGCAGACGAACCAGCCGACTGA